The Streptomyces achromogenes DNA segment GCGCGACCTGACCTGCCGGGCCCGCTGCCTCCTGCTCCTCGCCAACATCGCCGTCCTCGGCGTCCTCGCCTCCGCCGCCGTCCTCGTCGACGACTTCGAACGGGCGGCGAGGCAGGCGGTGTACGGCGGCGACGTGCGGGTGGCGGTGCAGACGGGCGTCCAGGAGATCGTGCTGACCGGCGGCGCCGACGGCCGCCCCCTCGACCTCTATCTGGACGGCCGCCTCCGCTTCGCGGGCCGTGACGAGCGCAGGTACCACGAGGCGCTCGTCCAGCCGGCGATGAGCGGCCCGCACGCGCGCGTGCTGATCCTCGGCGGCGGCGACGGTCTCGCCGCCCGCGAAGCCCTCGGCCGGCCCGGCGTGCGCCGCGTCGACGTCGTCGCGCCCGACCCCGGACTGGTCCGGCTGGCCCGCACCGACCCGGCCCTGTCGAGCCTCAACGGCCACGCCTTCGGCGACCCGCGCGTCCTGGTGGCCGCCGGGGACGCCTTCCAGTGGCTGCGCGGGGCCCCTCCGGCGACGTACGACGTGGTCGTCGCGGATCTGCCCGATCCCGGCATCACGGCGAGCACCAAGCTCTACTCCCAGGAGTTCTACGGTCTGGCCCGCCGCGTCCTGGCTCCCGGCGGCCGCCTCGTGGTGCACGCCGGACCGGTCGCGAGCCGGCCCCGGGTGTTCTGGACCGTCGAGGCGACGCTGCGCGCGGCCGGCCTGCACACCACCCCCTACCGGGTGGACGGCCGCGGCACCGGCCGCACCGGCGGCCCCGACCGCCTCGCCGGCGACGCCTTCCGGGCCCCCCGCGACTGGGGCTTCGTCCTGGCCGCCGCCGACGCCCGCCCGCCGATGCGCCTCGACGCGCGCGAGCGCCCTCCGCGCACGCTGACCCAGGCG contains these protein-coding regions:
- a CDS encoding polyamine aminopropyltransferase, with the protein product MIEPYAPAPPGAPPPWRGPARLPVRPDTGRLMVLACVFVCAACGLVYELELVALASYLMGDSVTQASVVLSVMVFAMGLGSLVAKRLRRFAAAGFGVLEAALALVGGCSAMALYAVFAWTGGWGGLWADGSRILLVAFSLAIGLLIGAEAPLLMELIQRIRRQDAGGAVADLFAADYVGALVGGLAFPFLLLPFLGQLTSSLLVGAVNVVAGAALVLGLFRRDLTCRARCLLLLANIAVLGVLASAAVLVDDFERAARQAVYGGDVRVAVQTGVQEIVLTGGADGRPLDLYLDGRLRFAGRDERRYHEALVQPAMSGPHARVLILGGGDGLAAREALGRPGVRRVDVVAPDPGLVRLARTDPALSSLNGHAFGDPRVLVAAGDAFQWLRGAPPATYDVVVADLPDPGITASTKLYSQEFYGLARRVLAPGGRLVVHAGPVASRPRVFWTVEATLRAAGLHTTPYRVDGRGTGRTGGPDRLAGDAFRAPRDWGFVLAAADARPPMRLDARERPPRTLTQAALIADARAAEADRVSGVPSSTLVHPRY